A section of the Oryzias latipes chromosome 10, ASM223467v1 genome encodes:
- the myot gene encoding myotilin isoform X1, with translation MAQMQKKTSTMSLTISSSSSVSSSREMSSSSVAQRHSSLVQPLCVDPHRTQSPVYNQQNSRNGVAPTFVKCLHDVSTLKGQLVVLECRLRGTPPLQVMWYREEKPILDSEDFRILRKKASSASVPEELCTLVITEAFPEDSGLFKCVALNSFGSVSCSATLDVYNDLEEELEYEAVQQQQEEGNSHRQEKVKDSPPESSEDSPPELPNLMNLPPPEWPDSPLEDNSFADPYQPPSVKPFSEEPHGYSEEEGFQSPNGQRSLEVLLGVSTPSPPPPPSPPPAAQVKEKAPAAKLFTPSKLSFTSSQSGGNSMNLSDLPTFTPSTFPPSAFNYERPRHFIQSQPAFQAPSYDSVLRDAQENHSSPQNLYGAQLSHTESSQTQTLSKSTLQSQFQSLSLTQNQSVTQDQSVSQNQSVGHSHIQNQSVSQNQSVSHSKIQNQANGTRKSSPSSSSLSSPTSTPASSTAPPPPPPRSSSPTPINASSLPRSTVRSTITLTPRVPSATGLGSATLPANQDALSASAAYLCSVLPSHSSSKLSPSSSFAHPSTSPSRSPLSPSSPLLPPKTSSSSSSLPHQPSPVSPSLPHSPLSPSSSSQHDTPPSRNRVTPAVVSLPASYKVTPNSIPKPILKKSVAPRPSSSRSTDEDIQGSKDALIQDLEKKLRSKEARRRHSQKLSYEERMARRLLGPENATCMFDQDQYLDSPTEQADVLQPDSPEGRRTGGLWGRRHSGTDRRSNEGSAIQEKCYAPRFLQTPPDLTVEEGRFCRIDFKVGGLPTPDVSWYLDGKAIRPDDYHKMLVCEKGMHSFIIEIVTVHHAGVYECVARNRAGESRFTMRLDVLAQEVLRPPSFVQKMLNTRALEGDTVRFECKVDASPPPQLHWKKDKDMLRIDPSRMSLYQDGSGRQCLLIERVVKADAGWYTLSAINEAGMSTCNARLDVGTRTTPAIKTAPPGSKTLKLLSSVSIPALTVESPAQHTAPLYESEEL, from the exons ATGGCACA GATGCAGAAGAAGACCAGCACCATGTCTCTGaccatctcctcctcctcctcggttTCTTCCTCCCGAGagatgtcctcctcctctgttgcTCAAAGGCACTCCAGCCTGGTTCAGCCGCTGTGTGTCGACCCTCATAGG ACTCAAAGTCCCGTCTACAACCAGCAGAATTCAAGGAACGGAGTCGCTCCCACTTttgttaag tgcCTCCATGACGTGTCCACACTGAAGGGTCAGCTGGTGGTCCTGGAGTGCAGACTGAGAGGGACCCCCCCTCTGCAGGTCATGTGGTACAGAGAGGAGAAACCAATTTTAGACTCGGAGGACTTCAGGATCCTGCGCAAGA AGGCCAGCTCTGCCTCAGTGCCAG AGGAGCTGTGCACTCTGGTGATCACTGAGGCGTTTCCTGAGGACTCAGGCTTGTTCAAGTGTGTGGCTCTCAATTCCTTTGGCAGCGTCTCCTGTTCTGCCACACTGGACGTTTACAATG ACCTGGAGGAGGAACTGGAGTACGAGGCTGTGCAGCAACAACAGGAGGAGGGAAATTCTCACAGACAAGAAAAGGTGAAAGACAGCCCACCGGAGAGCAGCGAGGACTCTCCTCCTGAACTGCCAAACCTCATGAACCTTCCTCCTCCAGAGTGGCCTGACAGTCCATTGGAAGACAACAGCTTTGCAGA TCCCTACCAGCCCCCATCGGTCAAACCGTTCTCTGAAGAACCTCATGGTTACAGCGAGGAGGAAGGTTTCCAGAGTCCAAACGGCCAAAGGTCACTAGAGGTCCTTTTAGGAGTCTCTACGCCTAGTCCCCCTCCTCCGCCTTCTCCACCTCCGGCAGCTCAGGTGAAGGAAAAAGCTCCAGCGGCCAAACTGTTCACCCCAAGCAAGCTCAGTTTCACT TCCTCCCAGTCAGGAGGCAACAGCATGAACCTGTCGGACCTCCCCACCTTCACTCCCAGCACCTTCCCCCCCAGCGCCTTCAACTACGAGCGACCGAGGCATTTCATCCAATCGCAGCCGGCCTTCCAGGCCCCGAGCTACGACAGCGTTCTGCGGGACGCGCAGGAGAACCACAGCAGCCCGCAGAACCTCTACGGAGCCCAGCTCAGTCACACGGAGAGTTCCCAAACTCAGACGCTGTCAAAGTCCACGCTGCAGTCTCAGTTTCAGTCCCTAAGTCTGACCCAGAACCAGTCAGTCACCCAGGACCAGTCGGTCAGTCAGAACCAGTCAGTCGGTCACTCCCACATCCAGAACCAGTCGGTCAGTCAGAACCAGTCAGTCAGTCACTCCAAGATCCAGAACCAGGCCAATGGAACACGGAAGTCCTCTCCATCTTCATCCAGCCTCAGTTCTCCAACCTCCACCCCAGCCTCCTCTactgcacctcctcctcctcctcctcgctctTCCTCCCCCACCCCCATAAATGCGTCCTCCCTCCCTCGCTCTACAGTGCGCTCCACCATCACTCTTACTCCCAGGGTTCCTAGCGCCACTGGCCTCGGCAGCGCCACCCtcccagccaatcaggacgctcTGTCCGCCTCCGCTGCATACCTCTGTTCAGTGCTGCCCTCCCACTCCTCTTCCAAATTATCTCCCAGCTCCTCTTTTGCCCACCCCTCCACCTCACCCTCTcgctccccgctctcaccctcCAGCCCCCTCCTCCCACCGAAGACCtcgtcctcctcatcctccctccCCCATCAACCTTCACCTGTGTCCCCATCCCTCCCTCACTCCCCCCTttctccctcttcctcctctcaacACGACACTCCCCCCAGCCGGAACAGGGTGACGCCTGCCGTCGTGTCTCTGCCTGCCAGTTACAAAGTGACCCCAAACAG TATTCCCAAACCCATCCTAAAGAAGTCTGTAGCACCTCGGCCCTCTTCGTCCCGCTCCACAGATGAAGACATCCAGGGCTCCAAAGACGCCCTGATTCAGGATCTGGAGAAGAAGCTTCGCTCAAAGGAAGCCCGGAGAAGACACAGCCAG AAACTCTCCTATGAGGAGCGAATGGCTCGAAGGCTCCTGGGTCCAGAAAATGCGACCTGCATGTTCGACCAGGACCAGTATTTAGACTCGCCAACTGAGCAG GCCGACGTGCTGCAGCCAGACTCTCCAGAAGGAAGACGCACCGGTGGACTGTG GGGGAGGCGCCACTCGGGGACGGACAGGAGGAGCAACGAGGGCTCGGCTATTCAGGAGAAATGTTACGCTCCTCGCTTCCTGCAAACCCCCCCAGACCTGACTGTGGAGGAGGGCCGCTTCTGCAGGATCGACTTCAAG GTTGGAGGACTCCCGACTCCAGATGTTTCCTGGTACTTGGACGGAAAAGCCATCCGTCCCGACGACTACCATAAGATGCTGGTGTGCGAGAAAGGGATGCACTCGTTCATCATAGAGATCGTCACGGTGCACCACGCCGGGGTGTACGAGTGCGTGGCCAGGAACCGGGCCGGCGAGAGCAGGTTCACCATGAGACTGGATGTTCTGG ctcAGGAAGTTCTTCGTCCCCCCAGCTTCGTGCAGAAGATGCTGAACACCAGAGCTCTGGAGGGGGACACCGTCAGGTTTGAGTGCAAGGTGGATGCCTCCCCGCCCCCACAGCTGCACTGGAAGAAAGACAAGGACATGCTGCGCATCGACCCCAGCAGGATGAG TCTGTACCAGGACGGCTCGGGGCGGCAGTGCTTGCTGATAGAGCGGGTGGTGAAGGCGGACGCGGGCTGGTACACGCTCTCCGCCATCAACGAAGCGGGCATGTCCACCTGCAACGCCAGGCTGGATGTCGGAA CTCGAACCACGCCAGCTATCAAAACGGCGCCCCCCGGCTCAAAGACCCTGAAGCTGCTGTCCTCTGTGAGCATTCCCGCTCTGACGGTGGAGAGCCCCGCCCAGCACACCGCCCCGCTGTACGAGAGCGAGGAGCTGTAG
- the myot gene encoding myotilin isoform X2 has translation MWYREEKPILDSEDFRILRKKASSASVPEELCTLVITEAFPEDSGLFKCVALNSFGSVSCSATLDVYNDLEEELEYEAVQQQQEEGNSHRQEKVKDSPPESSEDSPPELPNLMNLPPPEWPDSPLEDNSFADPYQPPSVKPFSEEPHGYSEEEGFQSPNGQRSLEVLLGVSTPSPPPPPSPPPAAQVKEKAPAAKLFTPSKLSFTSSQSGGNSMNLSDLPTFTPSTFPPSAFNYERPRHFIQSQPAFQAPSYDSVLRDAQENHSSPQNLYGAQLSHTESSQTQTLSKSTLQSQFQSLSLTQNQSVTQDQSVSQNQSVGHSHIQNQSVSQNQSVSHSKIQNQANGTRKSSPSSSSLSSPTSTPASSTAPPPPPPRSSSPTPINASSLPRSTVRSTITLTPRVPSATGLGSATLPANQDALSASAAYLCSVLPSHSSSKLSPSSSFAHPSTSPSRSPLSPSSPLLPPKTSSSSSSLPHQPSPVSPSLPHSPLSPSSSSQHDTPPSRNRVTPAVVSLPASYKVTPNSIPKPILKKSVAPRPSSSRSTDEDIQGSKDALIQDLEKKLRSKEARRRHSQKLSYEERMARRLLGPENATCMFDQDQYLDSPTEQADVLQPDSPEGRRTGGLWGRRHSGTDRRSNEGSAIQEKCYAPRFLQTPPDLTVEEGRFCRIDFKVGGLPTPDVSWYLDGKAIRPDDYHKMLVCEKGMHSFIIEIVTVHHAGVYECVARNRAGESRFTMRLDVLAQEVLRPPSFVQKMLNTRALEGDTVRFECKVDASPPPQLHWKKDKDMLRIDPSRMSLYQDGSGRQCLLIERVVKADAGWYTLSAINEAGMSTCNARLDVGTRTTPAIKTAPPGSKTLKLLSSVSIPALTVESPAQHTAPLYESEEL, from the exons ATGTGGTACAGAGAGGAGAAACCAATTTTAGACTCGGAGGACTTCAGGATCCTGCGCAAGA AGGCCAGCTCTGCCTCAGTGCCAG AGGAGCTGTGCACTCTGGTGATCACTGAGGCGTTTCCTGAGGACTCAGGCTTGTTCAAGTGTGTGGCTCTCAATTCCTTTGGCAGCGTCTCCTGTTCTGCCACACTGGACGTTTACAATG ACCTGGAGGAGGAACTGGAGTACGAGGCTGTGCAGCAACAACAGGAGGAGGGAAATTCTCACAGACAAGAAAAGGTGAAAGACAGCCCACCGGAGAGCAGCGAGGACTCTCCTCCTGAACTGCCAAACCTCATGAACCTTCCTCCTCCAGAGTGGCCTGACAGTCCATTGGAAGACAACAGCTTTGCAGA TCCCTACCAGCCCCCATCGGTCAAACCGTTCTCTGAAGAACCTCATGGTTACAGCGAGGAGGAAGGTTTCCAGAGTCCAAACGGCCAAAGGTCACTAGAGGTCCTTTTAGGAGTCTCTACGCCTAGTCCCCCTCCTCCGCCTTCTCCACCTCCGGCAGCTCAGGTGAAGGAAAAAGCTCCAGCGGCCAAACTGTTCACCCCAAGCAAGCTCAGTTTCACT TCCTCCCAGTCAGGAGGCAACAGCATGAACCTGTCGGACCTCCCCACCTTCACTCCCAGCACCTTCCCCCCCAGCGCCTTCAACTACGAGCGACCGAGGCATTTCATCCAATCGCAGCCGGCCTTCCAGGCCCCGAGCTACGACAGCGTTCTGCGGGACGCGCAGGAGAACCACAGCAGCCCGCAGAACCTCTACGGAGCCCAGCTCAGTCACACGGAGAGTTCCCAAACTCAGACGCTGTCAAAGTCCACGCTGCAGTCTCAGTTTCAGTCCCTAAGTCTGACCCAGAACCAGTCAGTCACCCAGGACCAGTCGGTCAGTCAGAACCAGTCAGTCGGTCACTCCCACATCCAGAACCAGTCGGTCAGTCAGAACCAGTCAGTCAGTCACTCCAAGATCCAGAACCAGGCCAATGGAACACGGAAGTCCTCTCCATCTTCATCCAGCCTCAGTTCTCCAACCTCCACCCCAGCCTCCTCTactgcacctcctcctcctcctcctcgctctTCCTCCCCCACCCCCATAAATGCGTCCTCCCTCCCTCGCTCTACAGTGCGCTCCACCATCACTCTTACTCCCAGGGTTCCTAGCGCCACTGGCCTCGGCAGCGCCACCCtcccagccaatcaggacgctcTGTCCGCCTCCGCTGCATACCTCTGTTCAGTGCTGCCCTCCCACTCCTCTTCCAAATTATCTCCCAGCTCCTCTTTTGCCCACCCCTCCACCTCACCCTCTcgctccccgctctcaccctcCAGCCCCCTCCTCCCACCGAAGACCtcgtcctcctcatcctccctccCCCATCAACCTTCACCTGTGTCCCCATCCCTCCCTCACTCCCCCCTttctccctcttcctcctctcaacACGACACTCCCCCCAGCCGGAACAGGGTGACGCCTGCCGTCGTGTCTCTGCCTGCCAGTTACAAAGTGACCCCAAACAG TATTCCCAAACCCATCCTAAAGAAGTCTGTAGCACCTCGGCCCTCTTCGTCCCGCTCCACAGATGAAGACATCCAGGGCTCCAAAGACGCCCTGATTCAGGATCTGGAGAAGAAGCTTCGCTCAAAGGAAGCCCGGAGAAGACACAGCCAG AAACTCTCCTATGAGGAGCGAATGGCTCGAAGGCTCCTGGGTCCAGAAAATGCGACCTGCATGTTCGACCAGGACCAGTATTTAGACTCGCCAACTGAGCAG GCCGACGTGCTGCAGCCAGACTCTCCAGAAGGAAGACGCACCGGTGGACTGTG GGGGAGGCGCCACTCGGGGACGGACAGGAGGAGCAACGAGGGCTCGGCTATTCAGGAGAAATGTTACGCTCCTCGCTTCCTGCAAACCCCCCCAGACCTGACTGTGGAGGAGGGCCGCTTCTGCAGGATCGACTTCAAG GTTGGAGGACTCCCGACTCCAGATGTTTCCTGGTACTTGGACGGAAAAGCCATCCGTCCCGACGACTACCATAAGATGCTGGTGTGCGAGAAAGGGATGCACTCGTTCATCATAGAGATCGTCACGGTGCACCACGCCGGGGTGTACGAGTGCGTGGCCAGGAACCGGGCCGGCGAGAGCAGGTTCACCATGAGACTGGATGTTCTGG ctcAGGAAGTTCTTCGTCCCCCCAGCTTCGTGCAGAAGATGCTGAACACCAGAGCTCTGGAGGGGGACACCGTCAGGTTTGAGTGCAAGGTGGATGCCTCCCCGCCCCCACAGCTGCACTGGAAGAAAGACAAGGACATGCTGCGCATCGACCCCAGCAGGATGAG TCTGTACCAGGACGGCTCGGGGCGGCAGTGCTTGCTGATAGAGCGGGTGGTGAAGGCGGACGCGGGCTGGTACACGCTCTCCGCCATCAACGAAGCGGGCATGTCCACCTGCAACGCCAGGCTGGATGTCGGAA CTCGAACCACGCCAGCTATCAAAACGGCGCCCCCCGGCTCAAAGACCCTGAAGCTGCTGTCCTCTGTGAGCATTCCCGCTCTGACGGTGGAGAGCCCCGCCCAGCACACCGCCCCGCTGTACGAGAGCGAGGAGCTGTAG
- the myot gene encoding myotilin isoform X3 has translation METSQIDFQDLRGPVFASHERARATCCLLGSVCVCTRAALSASSELNETTSPYQPPSVKPFSEEPHGYSEEEGFQSPNGQRSLEVLLGVSTPSPPPPPSPPPAAQVKEKAPAAKLFTPSKLSFTSSQSGGNSMNLSDLPTFTPSTFPPSAFNYERPRHFIQSQPAFQAPSYDSVLRDAQENHSSPQNLYGAQLSHTESSQTQTLSKSTLQSQFQSLSLTQNQSVTQDQSVSQNQSVGHSHIQNQSVSQNQSVSHSKIQNQANGTRKSSPSSSSLSSPTSTPASSTAPPPPPPRSSSPTPINASSLPRSTVRSTITLTPRVPSATGLGSATLPANQDALSASAAYLCSVLPSHSSSKLSPSSSFAHPSTSPSRSPLSPSSPLLPPKTSSSSSSLPHQPSPVSPSLPHSPLSPSSSSQHDTPPSRNRVTPAVVSLPASYKVTPNSIPKPILKKSVAPRPSSSRSTDEDIQGSKDALIQDLEKKLRSKEARRRHSQKLSYEERMARRLLGPENATCMFDQDQYLDSPTEQADVLQPDSPEGRRTGGLWGRRHSGTDRRSNEGSAIQEKCYAPRFLQTPPDLTVEEGRFCRIDFKVGGLPTPDVSWYLDGKAIRPDDYHKMLVCEKGMHSFIIEIVTVHHAGVYECVARNRAGESRFTMRLDVLAQEVLRPPSFVQKMLNTRALEGDTVRFECKVDASPPPQLHWKKDKDMLRIDPSRMSLYQDGSGRQCLLIERVVKADAGWYTLSAINEAGMSTCNARLDVGTRTTPAIKTAPPGSKTLKLLSSVSIPALTVESPAQHTAPLYESEEL, from the exons atggaaaccagtCAAATCGATTTTCAGGACCTGCGCGGTCCCGTCTTTGCCTCGCACGAGCGCGCTCGTGCCACCTGTTGCCTCCTCGGCTCCGTTTGTGTCTGCACTCGCGCCGCTCTCTCAGCCTCTTCAGAACTTAACGAAACGACGAG TCCCTACCAGCCCCCATCGGTCAAACCGTTCTCTGAAGAACCTCATGGTTACAGCGAGGAGGAAGGTTTCCAGAGTCCAAACGGCCAAAGGTCACTAGAGGTCCTTTTAGGAGTCTCTACGCCTAGTCCCCCTCCTCCGCCTTCTCCACCTCCGGCAGCTCAGGTGAAGGAAAAAGCTCCAGCGGCCAAACTGTTCACCCCAAGCAAGCTCAGTTTCACT TCCTCCCAGTCAGGAGGCAACAGCATGAACCTGTCGGACCTCCCCACCTTCACTCCCAGCACCTTCCCCCCCAGCGCCTTCAACTACGAGCGACCGAGGCATTTCATCCAATCGCAGCCGGCCTTCCAGGCCCCGAGCTACGACAGCGTTCTGCGGGACGCGCAGGAGAACCACAGCAGCCCGCAGAACCTCTACGGAGCCCAGCTCAGTCACACGGAGAGTTCCCAAACTCAGACGCTGTCAAAGTCCACGCTGCAGTCTCAGTTTCAGTCCCTAAGTCTGACCCAGAACCAGTCAGTCACCCAGGACCAGTCGGTCAGTCAGAACCAGTCAGTCGGTCACTCCCACATCCAGAACCAGTCGGTCAGTCAGAACCAGTCAGTCAGTCACTCCAAGATCCAGAACCAGGCCAATGGAACACGGAAGTCCTCTCCATCTTCATCCAGCCTCAGTTCTCCAACCTCCACCCCAGCCTCCTCTactgcacctcctcctcctcctcctcgctctTCCTCCCCCACCCCCATAAATGCGTCCTCCCTCCCTCGCTCTACAGTGCGCTCCACCATCACTCTTACTCCCAGGGTTCCTAGCGCCACTGGCCTCGGCAGCGCCACCCtcccagccaatcaggacgctcTGTCCGCCTCCGCTGCATACCTCTGTTCAGTGCTGCCCTCCCACTCCTCTTCCAAATTATCTCCCAGCTCCTCTTTTGCCCACCCCTCCACCTCACCCTCTcgctccccgctctcaccctcCAGCCCCCTCCTCCCACCGAAGACCtcgtcctcctcatcctccctccCCCATCAACCTTCACCTGTGTCCCCATCCCTCCCTCACTCCCCCCTttctccctcttcctcctctcaacACGACACTCCCCCCAGCCGGAACAGGGTGACGCCTGCCGTCGTGTCTCTGCCTGCCAGTTACAAAGTGACCCCAAACAG TATTCCCAAACCCATCCTAAAGAAGTCTGTAGCACCTCGGCCCTCTTCGTCCCGCTCCACAGATGAAGACATCCAGGGCTCCAAAGACGCCCTGATTCAGGATCTGGAGAAGAAGCTTCGCTCAAAGGAAGCCCGGAGAAGACACAGCCAG AAACTCTCCTATGAGGAGCGAATGGCTCGAAGGCTCCTGGGTCCAGAAAATGCGACCTGCATGTTCGACCAGGACCAGTATTTAGACTCGCCAACTGAGCAG GCCGACGTGCTGCAGCCAGACTCTCCAGAAGGAAGACGCACCGGTGGACTGTG GGGGAGGCGCCACTCGGGGACGGACAGGAGGAGCAACGAGGGCTCGGCTATTCAGGAGAAATGTTACGCTCCTCGCTTCCTGCAAACCCCCCCAGACCTGACTGTGGAGGAGGGCCGCTTCTGCAGGATCGACTTCAAG GTTGGAGGACTCCCGACTCCAGATGTTTCCTGGTACTTGGACGGAAAAGCCATCCGTCCCGACGACTACCATAAGATGCTGGTGTGCGAGAAAGGGATGCACTCGTTCATCATAGAGATCGTCACGGTGCACCACGCCGGGGTGTACGAGTGCGTGGCCAGGAACCGGGCCGGCGAGAGCAGGTTCACCATGAGACTGGATGTTCTGG ctcAGGAAGTTCTTCGTCCCCCCAGCTTCGTGCAGAAGATGCTGAACACCAGAGCTCTGGAGGGGGACACCGTCAGGTTTGAGTGCAAGGTGGATGCCTCCCCGCCCCCACAGCTGCACTGGAAGAAAGACAAGGACATGCTGCGCATCGACCCCAGCAGGATGAG TCTGTACCAGGACGGCTCGGGGCGGCAGTGCTTGCTGATAGAGCGGGTGGTGAAGGCGGACGCGGGCTGGTACACGCTCTCCGCCATCAACGAAGCGGGCATGTCCACCTGCAACGCCAGGCTGGATGTCGGAA CTCGAACCACGCCAGCTATCAAAACGGCGCCCCCCGGCTCAAAGACCCTGAAGCTGCTGTCCTCTGTGAGCATTCCCGCTCTGACGGTGGAGAGCCCCGCCCAGCACACCGCCCCGCTGTACGAGAGCGAGGAGCTGTAG